The Chryseobacterium sp. G0186 genome includes the window TTTACTTTGAAGGTTTTATAATCTATGACAGCAAAGTTGTAATATTCCGGAGTGATCCATTTGCCATTGCGGAAACTATACTGTAAATAAATATCTCCGTCCATATAAGTCATAGCACCCAGCGTATAGAAATTATAAGCATCCGGAAAAGGCTGAAAGCCCTCGATCTCACCCTGACGGATAACACTAAGGTCTGAAGCATTGAAAACAGAATAACGGATATGCTGACCATCACCTGTTTCTCCCACAATAACTAATGTATTGTCATCTATCCATACATAGCTGGAAATATCACTGATATAAGTATAAGGGACTTCTTTTACAGTAGTCAGTCTATCCTGTGTATATTTAAACTTCTTGAAGACTCCCTGATCGGTTTTGTAGTTATAGATAAAACCATTTTTTACAATGTAGGAGTAGGTTCCTTTGGAATTAATCTCGTCTCCTTCTTTAGTAATATCCATTTCGCCCTTTGTAAGGTCGTTGGTAGCCGTCATATAGTGTACGGTATTGGGCCAGCTTCCTAAAGCGGAAAGTAGAAAGTATTTATAGTCTTTTTCGCCACTTCCTGAGTCTCCATAGTCTGGTTCACGTTCACAACCAATGATGGTTAAACAGGCAAGCATTAAAAATATACTGTTTCTGAAATATTGTGTCATAGTTTTTTACTTAAATAGATATCTAAATTTTACATAGAAAGCACGTCCCTGCTTCTGAAGTTTGAAATTATCGTATGCCAGCGCATCACTAAGGTTGGTTACATCGAACGCCAAATTATACCTCCCGTTCTTCATGGAATAACTTATCCCTATGTTGTGGAGCGTTTGTCTTGGGATAATCGGAATGTTTCTTGGATTTCCATAGGTTTTCCAGTTTTTGTAGAACCATTCAGTCATCTGTAGTCCATAGTAAAGCTCTACACGGCTGTCTTTCTGAAGCCAGTCATCTTTACCAATGCTTACATTCACATTCCCAAATAACCAAGGTTGGTTGGGTACATCTTTTTTGTAGGTTGCTGAAATTACATCTTCGCTGTTGTTGGCAAATTTTGTATTGTCATAAGCTTTATTGTAGCTTACATTCATTGACACATTCAAAAGTCTTTTGTATTGGTAGTTCAGCTCTCCCTCCAACCCACGGGTAAGGATATTGGAAAGGTTCTCGTATTTGAAGGTACTGTTGTATAAATTAGGAACCGTGTAGATAAAATCCTTTGTGTCACGTATGTATCCTGCACCTTCTATACGGAAAGAATGTTGTCCCCAATGATGATTAAAGTACAACCCTACATTTACATTGTTACTGGTTTCAGGCTTCAAATTCATATTACTTGTTACTGCAACACCATCTCCGAAGATTTCCTGAGGTTCCACCAAACGATAAGAACGTTCAAATGATCCCTTTATCCCTAGTTCTCTTGTAATTCTTACCGTAGTAGCAAATCCGTAACCCCAGCTGCTGAAATTATCTTTTGCCGGATTGTCTGTCCTGGTTACCGGATCGAAAACCATTTTCTGAAGCCCTACACGGTAGTATTTACCAAAGAAAATATTAGTCCAGTGCTTATTGAAAAAATCCTGCTGATAGGCCATAGACAGGATCTGCTTGTTCATCTTCGCCGGAGGTACATCCTCTTTTCTCTCCTCAAGTTGATTGAAGGTAGTATTTTTTAAATAATCAAATACATAGTTAAAGATAAGTTTGTGATGATCAGCTATTCTATAGGTAGCTCCCATCTGTGAGTAAAAACGATCTTCATGCTGCATGATTATACTTCTGCCTCCTTTTTCACTGGTAGCAGAAGGTTCGAAAGTACCATCCCAACTATATTTACGCATAAGAGTATCAGTTGCTTTCTGAATACTTTTAGAGAAACCTGCGTAAACATTCACATCTAAACGGCCGTTGAAGAGATTAGATTTTTTATACTTCATAAAGTAGTTGTGAGCTTCTCCATTTTGTTTTACCCCGCCATATACTACTTCCTGATTGGAACCTGTCTGTATCTGTTTATCAAAAAGCGATTGTGACATTCCTACAAAGAAAGAATCTGCCCAGCTTTTGTTTTCTAATCCAATCTCAGCCATACCAAAAACAGATTGATATCTGTCGTTAAACCTTTTTACATTTCTTGGTTCATATTCATTTTTGGCAGTATTCCAGATTTTCATATCTTTCATCAAATAATTGTTATCCGAGTGATTATAAAAACTGCTGATGCGCAGGATAAGCCCCGTTTTATCATCTTTAAACTGCCCATTCAGATTAATACGCTGTGTATTAAAAGATCCTACACTGATACCGGCGTCCAGGTAATTTTTACTGCTTCCTGGAGTAATAATATTTACCGCACCACCCATAGCATCTGTGCTTAAATGAATTGGAACAACGCCTTTATAAATCTCCACACGATCTGCCATGTTGACCGGCAATGTGCTCAGATCTACACCTTTCCCGAGCATTTCCAAAGGAACGCCATCAATAAAGAATTTTACGGCTTTACCAGACATTCCGTTGATAGAGAAGTTATAATCGGAACCTACACCACCTTGCTGGCGAACTTTAATCCCTGTGGTTCTGTTCAGAACCTGATTAAGATCGGCTGTGGTATTGGCTAATTTAGCTACATCTATGGCATTAACGGTAAAAGCACCGTCCTGCAGTGCTTTTACTTTACCTTTGCCGTGTATGGTAACTTCCTCTACAGCCGACTGATCCTCAGATAACTGAATGTTTACCTGAGATCCTTCGCTCCCGAAATTTACTTTCCTACGAAGCTTTTTATAGCCGTCCAGACTGAAGATCAGGATGGCTTCTCCTTTCTTGTAGCTAATTTTGAAATTTCCGTTTTGATCGGTTTGTGCTTTAATTTTTGTGTTTTCAATAAAAATGTTTACTCCACTTACTCCCTGTTTTGTAGGGCTCTGTACAACTCCCTGAACCGGAAAACTGTTGTCCTGTGCACTGATGAGAGAGATTGAGAGAGTAAAAATGAGAAAGATAAAAATACGCTGATACAATTTCATTATTTATAATTATTATAAATAGCAAAATTAAAGTATCCCTCTGGATTTCCAAAGGAAAACGCTTATTTATTTTTAATTATTCTAATTAATATTAAAAATTATTGACCTATAAAATTAAATAAACATTGTAGATCAGATAAATGCATAATTGAAAAGGGAAGATTCAAGTCCATATTTTTTGCTTCTAATGTATTTTACAATGTTGAAATAAATCAATGTACCGGTTCTGAAAGCAGTATGTCAGGAGATCCGCTGTAGAAGACAATAAGAGTAGCACCTTTATCCCCGGTTTTTCCCCGATGAGCTATATTAACCATTTCCGGAAGTACCTGTCCCTGTTTTATCCATTGCGTTTTGCCATCTTCTTTTCTTTCAATCTGAATTTCGCCTTTTTCTACATAAGCAGCATTGATAACCGGATGTTTGTGCCAGTCCAACGCTTTATTGGGAGGAACAGAGATTTTAAGGACTGATATTTCTGGCTGTCCGCTTGGATAGCTGGAGTATAATGTCCCATCCCATGACTTTGTGGTTTTCAATAAAGTTACCGATTCTATTTTATCAGAATATTCTGACGGCTGATCCTGTGATGAAGAATTGTCACAAGATAAAGTGAGGGCAAAGAGTACAACACATAATGCTGAACACAATAAATTTTCCTTTGTCATAAACTTAGATTAATATTTTGTTTTGTTTTTGATCATTTGGTTATGCAAAAATAATCATCAAATTTAAAATTCCCTTATGTTTGAATTATATTTTATTATTTGTTGAATTTAATTTTCAGTCGTTAAAAATATTTTTCAAAGAAAACATTTGTCATAAGTTTAAAAGTTTATTTTTTATATTTTTGCTACCAAATTAGAAAACAATGAAAAAAGTATTAGCAATTGCATTTATCGGAGGTTTATTGGTAGCTAGCTGCTCTAAGAAAGTAGATCACTCATTACAGGACAGCAACACTATGATGGAAGAGCCGGAAACAACTACTGTAGTAGATTCTACGGCTAAGCCTGCTGCTCCAGCTGCTGCAACACCAACTACACCTGCTCCTGAAGCTGCTAAAACAGATTCTACAGCGAAAAAATAATGAAAAACTTGTTTTTGGCAGGAACTCTGGGTCTTTTGATCTTTTCCTGTTCTAAAAAAGAAAATACGGCAGAAGTCGCATCTTCTGATGCTGCACCAGTGTCAGCTCCGGCAAAATCCAATCTTTCAGGTGATCAGATCATGGAAACTTTGGATTGCTCAGGCTGTCACTCTGTCAATGAGAGAATGATAGGACCTTCTTATCAGGAAATAGCAGCTAAATATTCTGAAAAGGATGTTGAGTTGCTTGCTTCCAAGATTATAGAGGGCGGAAGTGGAGTTTGGGGAGGTGTCCCAATGGCTGCCCATCCACAGGTATCTAAGGAAGATGCCAAAAAAATGGTAGAGTATATTTTAAGTCAGAAGAAATAAAATATGTCCACCGAAAAATCCAGTCTGCATACAAGAAATCTGCATCGGAATCCCTATGATTTTGATCAGCTTATTTCTTGTGTGCCGGAACTGAAACACTTTGTTTTTATGAATGCCTATCAAACGGCAACCATCAACTTTAGTATTCCGAAGGCAGTTAAACTTCTTAACAAAGCCTTACTTCTACACTTTTATAATATTAAAAACTGGGATATTCCCGATGCCAATCTATGTCCTCCCATTCCGGGACGGGCAGATTATGTACATTATATTGCCGATCTGATTACCGACCAACAGGGTAGAATTCCTACTGGGATTTCTGTAAAAGGATTAGATGTGGGGGTAGGAGCAAATCTTGTTTACCCTTTAATTGCCCACCAGTCCTATGGTTGGAAAATGTTGGGAACAGATATCAATCAGGATTCATTGAAGAATGCGCAGAATATTTTGGATCAGAATCCGGATCTTTCAAATGCCATTCAATTAAAGCAGCAACCGAACCCTGATCATTTATTTAAAAATATTATTGGACCTGAAGACCGATTTACATTTTCTATGTGTAATCCTCCTTTTCATGATTCTGAGGAATCTGCCATGAAAGGAAATATCAGAAAAACAAAAAATCTTAAAAAGACAAAATCAAAACAACCCTTGCTTAATTTCGGCGGACAACAGTCGGAATTATGGTGTGAAGGGGGAGAGCTCGCTTTTATTACAAAAATGATTAATGAAAGTAGATGGTATGCGTCCAACATTCTTTGGTTTACATGTCTGGTTTCAAAAAAAGAGAACCTACCTAAGTTAAATTCACTTTTAAAAAAGCTGAAAGTGGTAGATTTCAAAACAATCGAAATGGCGCAGGGTCAAAAAGTAAGCAGAATGCTGGCCTGGACATTTATTCCGCAACAAGAAAGGAGCAGCTGGCTTAGATAGGAGATATTCAATAGTAAATATGGGGCTGTAATATCCAATTTATGATTCATTTTTATGCAAATGAACAATTTCCTGCAAAGCAAATTCCCGATTCCCGATTCTCATTTTAAAATTTCTGAAAAAACTCATTGATGGTCAACGCAAAAATGCCTAAATTTGTACGCTTTTAGAAAAATAAGAAATGCAATTATCAGAACAAGAAATCATTAGAAGAGAAAAGCTGAATAAGCTTACTGAAATGGGGATTAATGCGTTCCCTGCGGATGAGTATACCATTACAGATACTACAGAATCTATAAAACAGGACTTTTCTGAAAGTAAACAGGTGAAGATCGCTGGTAGATTGATGTCCCGCAGAATTCAAGGGAAGGCTTCTTTTGCTGAATTGCAGGATTCTACAGGAAAAATTCAGGTTTACTTCAACAGAGACGAGATTTGTCCGGGAGAAGATAAAGAACTATATAATGAAGTATATAAGCACCTTTTGGATATCGGAGATATTATCGGTATTGAAGGGGAGTTATTTACAACTCAGGTAGGAGAGAAGACGGTTTTAGTAAAGAATTTTACACTTCTTACTAAGGCTTTACGCCCACTTCCTCA containing:
- a CDS encoding TonB-dependent receptor, whose amino-acid sequence is MKLYQRIFIFLIFTLSISLISAQDNSFPVQGVVQSPTKQGVSGVNIFIENTKIKAQTDQNGNFKISYKKGEAILIFSLDGYKKLRRKVNFGSEGSQVNIQLSEDQSAVEEVTIHGKGKVKALQDGAFTVNAIDVAKLANTTADLNQVLNRTTGIKVRQQGGVGSDYNFSINGMSGKAVKFFIDGVPLEMLGKGVDLSTLPVNMADRVEIYKGVVPIHLSTDAMGGAVNIITPGSSKNYLDAGISVGSFNTQRINLNGQFKDDKTGLILRISSFYNHSDNNYLMKDMKIWNTAKNEYEPRNVKRFNDRYQSVFGMAEIGLENKSWADSFFVGMSQSLFDKQIQTGSNQEVVYGGVKQNGEAHNYFMKYKKSNLFNGRLDVNVYAGFSKSIQKATDTLMRKYSWDGTFEPSATSEKGGRSIIMQHEDRFYSQMGATYRIADHHKLIFNYVFDYLKNTTFNQLEERKEDVPPAKMNKQILSMAYQQDFFNKHWTNIFFGKYYRVGLQKMVFDPVTRTDNPAKDNFSSWGYGFATTVRITRELGIKGSFERSYRLVEPQEIFGDGVAVTSNMNLKPETSNNVNVGLYFNHHWGQHSFRIEGAGYIRDTKDFIYTVPNLYNSTFKYENLSNILTRGLEGELNYQYKRLLNVSMNVSYNKAYDNTKFANNSEDVISATYKKDVPNQPWLFGNVNVSIGKDDWLQKDSRVELYYGLQMTEWFYKNWKTYGNPRNIPIIPRQTLHNIGISYSMKNGRYNLAFDVTNLSDALAYDNFKLQKQGRAFYVKFRYLFK
- a CDS encoding cupin domain-containing protein yields the protein MTKENLLCSALCVVLFALTLSCDNSSSQDQPSEYSDKIESVTLLKTTKSWDGTLYSSYPSGQPEISVLKISVPPNKALDWHKHPVINAAYVEKGEIQIERKEDGKTQWIKQGQVLPEMVNIAHRGKTGDKGATLIVFYSGSPDILLSEPVH
- a CDS encoding c-type cytochrome, which produces MKNLFLAGTLGLLIFSCSKKENTAEVASSDAAPVSAPAKSNLSGDQIMETLDCSGCHSVNERMIGPSYQEIAAKYSEKDVELLASKIIEGGSGVWGGVPMAAHPQVSKEDAKKMVEYILSQKK
- the rlmF gene encoding 23S rRNA (adenine(1618)-N(6))-methyltransferase RlmF, translated to MSTEKSSLHTRNLHRNPYDFDQLISCVPELKHFVFMNAYQTATINFSIPKAVKLLNKALLLHFYNIKNWDIPDANLCPPIPGRADYVHYIADLITDQQGRIPTGISVKGLDVGVGANLVYPLIAHQSYGWKMLGTDINQDSLKNAQNILDQNPDLSNAIQLKQQPNPDHLFKNIIGPEDRFTFSMCNPPFHDSEESAMKGNIRKTKNLKKTKSKQPLLNFGGQQSELWCEGGELAFITKMINESRWYASNILWFTCLVSKKENLPKLNSLLKKLKVVDFKTIEMAQGQKVSRMLAWTFIPQQERSSWLR